In Gemmatimonadaceae bacterium, a genomic segment contains:
- a CDS encoding serine hydrolase — translation MAKFVSAQFRRGPRGGNRILSTASLREMHRVRSVEENWMSGTGLGFDVNRIDGRTYVGHGGGYPGNTTQTLIQLDDKVGVIVLTNTNDSNPFDIARELMLTVGKAVAKSAAPVTLAATWNPSWARFAGLSRAGRGLAGGAAQQSPRAHHAERGERRQSDHSRAAG, via the coding sequence ATGGCAAAGTTCGTCTCGGCCCAGTTCCGGCGCGGCCCGCGCGGCGGCAATCGCATTCTGAGTACGGCATCGCTGCGCGAAATGCACCGTGTGCGGTCCGTCGAAGAGAACTGGATGTCCGGGACGGGACTCGGGTTCGACGTCAATCGCATCGACGGGCGAACCTACGTGGGGCACGGCGGCGGCTACCCTGGCAACACGACGCAGACGCTCATTCAGCTCGACGACAAGGTCGGCGTCATCGTGTTGACGAACACGAACGACTCGAATCCGTTCGACATCGCGCGCGAGCTGATGTTGACCGTGGGCAAGGCGGTCGCGAAGTCCGCGGCGCCGGTGACCCTCGCGGCGACGTGGAATCCGAGCTGGGCGCGCTTTGCGGGACTCTCGCGGGCGGGGCGGGGACTCGCAGGTGGTGCTGCTCAACAATCGCCTCGTGCTCATCACGCCGAACGCGGCGAACGTCGACAATCCGATCACTCTCGAGCCGCTGGGTGA
- a CDS encoding GNAT family N-acetyltransferase codes for MNEAPISVRQVKLKELAAMREAYRAEQNCQIVHDSIHPRRGWTREFAIAEGDRVVAYASLAVDGPWRDKPTLYEVYIVPDRRSRAFALFEAFLEATRPPAFEVQSSDLLLTALTITFAHEISTEKVVFRDDLTTAQALPGATLRSLTSAGEIRQAITERAGGGEWALEVNGTVVGKGGILFHYNPPYGDIYMEISEPHQRRGYGSFLVQELKRLCRELGGVPGARCDPTNAASRRTLQRAGFVPYAHILIGSFRQPHP; via the coding sequence ATGAACGAAGCGCCCATCTCGGTTCGTCAGGTAAAGCTGAAGGAGCTCGCCGCGATGCGCGAAGCGTATCGCGCGGAGCAGAACTGTCAGATCGTCCACGATTCGATTCATCCTCGTCGTGGCTGGACGCGGGAGTTCGCCATCGCCGAAGGTGATCGCGTTGTGGCGTACGCTTCGCTTGCCGTCGACGGGCCATGGCGCGACAAGCCGACTCTCTATGAGGTCTACATCGTGCCTGACCGGCGCTCTCGTGCCTTCGCCCTCTTCGAGGCCTTCCTCGAAGCGACGAGGCCGCCGGCGTTCGAGGTGCAGTCGAGCGACCTCCTCCTGACCGCGCTTACCATCACCTTCGCGCACGAGATTTCCACCGAGAAGGTGGTTTTTCGTGACGACTTGACGACGGCGCAAGCGCTCCCCGGCGCTACGTTGCGGAGCCTCACGTCGGCGGGCGAGATCCGGCAGGCGATCACCGAGCGCGCTGGCGGCGGTGAATGGGCGCTCGAAGTGAATGGAACCGTGGTGGGCAAGGGCGGGATTCTCTTTCATTACAACCCGCCCTACGGCGACATCTATATGGAGATCAGCGAACCGCATCAGCGACGTGGCTACGGGAGCTTTCTCGTACAGGAGTTGAAACGCCTCTGCCGCGAACTCGGGGGAGTTCCCGGTGCTCGTTGTGATCCCACGAACGCCGCGTCACGGCGAACGCTCCAGCGGGCGGGCTTTGTCCCCTACGCTCACATACTCATCGGATCGTTTCGCCAGCCGCACCCCTAG